The Vitis vinifera cultivar Pinot Noir 40024 chromosome 18, ASM3070453v1 region CTTTTCTTTCCCTACCCATGTCCTATGTCCTAGGTAGGCCTTTTAGACAAGGCCACATGTCCTACTTCTTGTCCCCCATAACCTTTTGTCATAGGTCAATTGTTACCTTGTAACATCCATGCATGCCACTTGCTATTTGGTCGAGAGACTTGTTTAGCTCTAGCCACATGCTACcatgataataaaataacacctaaatttattagtttaatatttagttCAATCCAAGTTTTTTAATGATAGcgaaacaaaatttatatttaatgttaaaTTTCAAGTATGATAACCAATAAGAAAGAAGATCGTCTTGAATAAATCTTGAAGCTATGCAATTTAATGATATAAAGTTAAGGAAGATCAAAGAGTGCATTATGAAGAACTAATCAATATCAAAGATTCATTTTTCGAGTGTGTTCCATGTAAAATTGGGATAGACTAAGTTAGGAATGCAAGTGATATTTTTAAGGTATCAAAACTTATctaagttaaataaaaattcttaagtcttttaaaaaattgggtGAAGTATCTTTTCAAACAAAAACTTTATCAATATTAGGTAAGTCTTGTCTAAAATGTTTGTAAAATCATAAGAGTTTGTCTAATCAATTTTTCCCAAATGTTTATGAGTTAAAAAgtgaagatttaaaaaaaaaattaagaaacatGGAGAAATCGATTGACCACTTGATCGATTGATTGAGTAATTGGTTGATTAATCACTTAGCCGTCAAGTCACTTGCTATGCTTTTATACTTCCAATGACTAGTAACTTAGTTGACTAGTTTAGTACAAATTGTGCCTAATGGTTAATTTCTTTGATAACTCTTATTTAAAGCTTTTCAAGTGCATATATGATTGAGAAGAACGTTGAGCAATTATTATCAcatcatttatttattgaacTTCAAAAGAGTGTTTTGAGTGCATCATTTATTATGTTTGTTAATCTATACTCAGTGCATTtcaattttagtttttcttatatccttaaggtttaaatttgcaaattaGGAGGATTATTTGTGAGGTTTCATTCTTGTAATCTAGGGTTTGTATCAAGTGTAAGGTTTCATTGGAGTGTTTGTCAAATGTGAGGTGATACTTGAGGGAAATTATAAAACCCAATTGGAGCCCGGATACTCTTTAAAggtttaaatttgaaaactttgtTGATAGTGGGTAACCTCAAGCACGAGATTAAAAGTAAAAAGAGTGGATGTAGACAGATTGTACTGAACTATTATTAAACGGAATTTGCATCTCTCTTGCTctctttattttaatagtaattagtttaatttttatcatttgacTTGATATTgctaaaattagaaaaatggaCCAACTTCCAATTCTTTCTTTCTCGTGCATACCAAAAGTTTACTATTTAGATTAAGATTccgtttgataataattttaaaaagtatttttaatttttttaacattaaaaaatatttaacgttcaagtattaaaaatattaaaaacatttgctaAAATGAttgtcaaacgcactctaatTTTTATAggatttaatattaaattttagtgtgataagtaataaaatttatatgtatTAATAAAGAAGAAGTCAAATGTGAAGGAACTAGCTTAAAAGGCCTTAGTGAAagcaataaaatatttatagaagaCCTAGATTAGAGGATGTCAAGATGATGGTCTTACCCTTGTTAAATTAAGAGTgcgtttaataatgattttaggaagtatttttatcatttttaatatttgaaagataaaaaattttaaatattaaaaatattagaaacattttttaaaatcactatcaaacacgcTCTAAAATTTGTGtaattaaacaataataaataaattttaacaataacctccaaataaccttttttttcttttttataaaaaaaaactctttatatttttaataaaaaaacatatttataaatttccaTCCGTACTTCCAAAAATACAATCACCATATTTCCGTCatacctaaatcatcatcatgaATTGCAAGGTACATTTCCATCAGTCTATTTCCCCACTATGCTTGACACTTTTCCCAGAAGTTGCCATGTTCTGCATGTTTACAAATTACAAGCATGCTTCAATAACCAATGTTTTTTTATCTCGTTGTCACATCTCCGCCCAGCCAAATAACTTGCGACCACCTCACGTTAGTGAGGTGTCAAGCCCACATAGTTCTGCCTTGTTTCCTCCAACGTGAAGCTGCTAGCTGCATCaccttgttttgatttttggcAGCTGCCCTTGTTCTTACGGCAAATGAGAAGATATCATATAGGTGCTTCAAATGACATAATAATTCCCCTCCTGATCCAAGTTATGCCGCATCTTATTATGCCATAGGTCACCTGGGTACAAGTGCCACTCTACCTATCTCTACTTCATGCCTTTGTGGAAGTGCTAACAAACAGCTTTGGTGGAGTAAGACCTGAGGGGTCCGGTTCCACGTTAGAGGGAGTTGATCAAGGAGAGAGAATGATTTCAGCCAGTTTTGCAAGTCTTCGGAATAGAACGAACTTTCTGTAAAAATAAAGAAACGAAAAGGAAAAACGCTGGGAGATGGTGATTACTGATTAGCGCGGTTGGGCTATACAGATACTGTCCTCTATTTTTGCGGGTGGGGAGGATGACTACGTCATGCTAGGCACAGAATgcggagaaaaggaaaaacgcTGTGACTAGGTGATAATCAAGATGAAATTGCGTAGTGACCTTTTGAGTTTTGAAGAGTCTATGCAGGCATTGGTTTCTGAAAGAAGACCCATAAGACTTTCAGGCCCGCTATAGAAAACAAGCTGAGAATTGCAGGGTCTTTAATTGACTTAAGTTATATATTTGgttaaataacttaatattacaatctaaaattaaaaataattttgacaaatcaatttaatagcttaatatattaatatgacttaataatttaaattaaaaatcattttaagtgaTTATGCAtgaaatattaagttttacagAACAACCATCACTGCACACTAATTGATAATTAAGAACAGACCTGAATCGATCATTCGAGCATTCCTCAGACCAAAAACACCACCTATCAACCAATAGGCATAATGAGGTAAGGCGGGCTGGGCCTGGAGAGTTCTCTTTGTCTGCAAGGTAAGGCTCCTCAGCAGAGAGTTACATACAAATCCTACAGGAGACCGAAATTGCGTCCCTCAATTCAAACATGTTGTCATCACTTtctccttgaaaaaaaaattagcccCCAACAATATCCTCGGCCTAACAAGCATGCTGAATGCGTTTCAGAAACTTGCTGTGGTCCTATGGATGGAAATTTTGCATAATCACTATTGGGAAAAAGTATTACATTTGAGGTTTACTCGCACAAGTAAAAAAAAGCATGCGCAGTCGAGCAAAAGGCCTAACATCAGACTTTTGCAGAGACAGGTCGTGCATACATCTACATATAATACAAACAATATGCAGTCTGTCATGGACCAAGGCTGCTTTAGGTGAAAGATTGAACCACTGAAGAGGTGGTAACCAAACTCGAAAGGAGGCCAACAATGACAGCACCATTGTATGTGCTTGGTTCCACTTGCATGGAGTTGTTTCGAGAATCAACAAATGACTCGTTCTTGAAGGGCCCGCCAACAAGAGCTCCAGTAGCAACATTGGGATTGGGGTCCTTTGATTTGAGCCACTTGAAGCCATCAGAGCAGCCAGTGGTTGCATCAGCTGGAATTGAGGCACCCCTATGGTGCACATATTGTGGGTATTTATCCCCATACCCAACTAGATAGCTCATTTTCATAGGATTCTCTCCCAGGACATAATtaacctggaaaaggtagacaTAAATTATGATGACTTCATAGGGGGACATAGTCAGTTCATCCACCTACATCTAACTGGAGATAAACAGCATACCTGTGAAATAGCAAAGTGCCGAAGGTCGGATGGTTTGTAGGAATCTCCATCACAGGATAGCTTTGCAGTCCGAGATGAAAGCATGTAATCACTATAAAGAACGGCTAAAAATGCAGAAGCCACAGGATGTTGCAAAGCATTCCATTCACTGACCCATATCAGGCCACCTGCATAAATGGAGAATATGTTGGTGAGAAAAGGAGACAAGTTCTCAACTTGCAACAAGATTGACCATAAAGCAGAAGTAATACTTCCTAGAGAAATGAGTACACTACAATTGCACTGATGCGAGAAAACTCAAAAATCCAGATCTGATTGTATTGGATAGCTCTGAAATGTTTGTCATCCCATGGTCTATATATCTTGCCTGTTTAAAATTTTCCtcattgtttaattttaaatgttgtaGTTTGGATTTACAGTTTGATGGTACATTTGTATGTTGTTCAATACAGGAGGACATTAACAACTTAATTGATTTAGTAACCAAAGGTCGCTCCATCATGAAGCTTTGAATAATTTATTCTTGTACACAGCTGCAATATCCTATGcataataacaaaattaaaattttttctcaatgaGGATAAAAAGAGTTGGTGGACAGGAAAAAGCCAATGTTTATCTGCATGCATGTACCTTTCAGGGCACAGATTATGGTATTGAATGGGTTCTACCTATTATGCCTAATTGATGGCATTGACAAACCCAGCTTAGACCATTCTAAAACCATTTAATGCATTCCATTTTATCAGCGGCTTCCACCAATAAGACATAAAATATGGTGATAAAATAAGGGGTCCAGATGTGAGGAAAGAGTATTTGATGAAGGCATGGGATCATCTAAACTAGCACTAGCAGAGTCATGGTAATATCCATCCAATGGAGCTATAAGTCCAGTTTGGAATAACATTTAACTTTTGCATTTAACAGGAGAACAAGTAGAATACTTCTGCAGTACAATGGACTTCTATGCTTGGGAACTGTATTTTAGAAAGGTTTTAATTAAAGATAAGAATAACTAATGacatttataaaagttttaattaaataaaaatctgtCTCTGGCATTACATTTAAGGAAAAGTATAGGTTTCCCTACTTTAGAACACAGATAAATCACATAGGGAAGTGTCGGACCATGGTTGAGAATTCTATCAGATGCTTTTAAAATTTGCATTTGACCTTCAAATGCTACTTTTGGCATTTGGGAAGCTCTTCCAAACATGGCTATAGTGCTAAAAATGTAGCAGGAACTCATTTCACtagaaaaccaaacatgagatagagaaagagaaaggaaatgTATGCATGATCATCCAAATCAAATAGCATTTGAGCAGAAGTTTACTGTCTGTTCTGCTGATTGTGGCAGTCGGAGATTTTGGAAGGAGGCCACACATAACAGCCTCAGCTGTTTTCCTGTACTTCTGGAGGCCAGAATTCTCGGAGTTTGAGATGCCTTTTCCTCCAAAGAAGCTTACCCTGGATAAAAGAACCTGCATCAAAATTGCAGAATTATTCACTAAGTTCAGAAGGAGGCACTTCAGGAAATATACTAAAAATGCCTAAAAGGAGGCGCTTCTTGGAACACAGGAAATACATCAAACATAATATTGTATGGATAaccatgaaaagaaaatgattctgTTCTCAGTGTTATAAGATGGACTTACGCATGTGTATACAAAAAGTAGTTAACATGAAGAATTAGAATAGTGTGGCACTTAAAATCCATCTCTTAGGAACTAAAATTTACCTGAGTTCCTGCTAGCTTATTATCCCAGCTAAACCAGGTTGGACTTCCCCAGTTAGCAAAGGCATTTCCATTTTGCACAGTATATTTAAGGTATGCTTGATCTCCTGTTGCATGATAGAGCCAGCTAGCTGCCCACAAGAGCTCATCTCCATATCCTGTTGAATTGTAATATTTCTGGACTTCAGGGATGCTGACACTGTAGGAACCTCTGTATTTGTCAGCAAAATTAAACAGTTGTTTGGCATGCTTAAGAAGTGTGTCTGAATAGGAAGAGTCGCTTGTCTTAAACACCAGAGATGCTGATGCCATGGCTGCTGCAGTTTCAGCAGCAACATCTGTTCCTGGAGCAGATGTGTTCACCTGTGTGAGAGGTCTTTTCTCTTTCATGTTTTCAGGCCTTTCCCAACATTTATGGTCTGCTTCAGGATCTCCCACCTGctccaaaataaaattgaggTCAACTCAAAAGCCCTTTTTGATATTTTCAACTGGATCAATCATTGGCCACTGAACTTGCCTACATAAAATTCACGTAATCCACTGGATCAAAGTTTGACTAGAATACTTTCTAATCTTTATAAAGTTCAGGGGAGGTTGACAAATATGTTTCTGGTAATAAAATTTGAGTTCCAGAATATACATAATCCTTTATTACTATGCCTAAGAAAGATACTAAATGCTGCATCTGcaaaattcttcaaatactttttaatCCAGATTTGCAGAACCATAGTATGATCTCATTTCAGATCCTGACAAAAACACCAAGGAAAACCCCCCCTCAAATTTTGACTAGTATACTAATAATACTACAATCTTAATGATACAGccaatccatttttatttttttcctttttctctttcaatAGGCAACAACCAATCCCAAAATTTTCCCACCCACCCaaatgaaggaagaaaaaaaaatcttaggaCCCGAATAAGCTTCTAGTCAATTCCAAACTCCTATGAGTTAGTTCCTTGAAACTTTTCAGTACCCGTGTAATGTTTCCAAGCCTCAGATTTTAATTTGTGATAAGAAATGAACAACAAATCACTGTTAAACAGAACGGACATTGTTAATAAGATTCAAAGATTAAGAAACCTGAATATAGAGCACATTCTCGGAAGGATGAGCATTGATAAGGTAGTCTGTGATCCATTTGAGAGAGTCTTGGGCAGGTTCCAACTGATCCACGACATCCATTTGATCTCCATACTCAAGGATCGCCCATGACAACACTGTGGCAGTAAAAGCCATTGGAAAACCAAACTTTATGTGATCCCCAGCATCATACATCCCTTTAGAAAGATCTAATTTAGCTTCACTTCCGTCTTGAAGTGCAGAATTTCCTCTCCATGATATCTTATTGTTTTCCAACTTACCAGCTGCAATGACACAGTAGCATCTccatgataattaaaaaataaagaaaataaacagaACAGCGATGGTCAAACAGTATAGGAATTGGAACATATCGTAAATGCTATAATTCAG contains the following coding sequences:
- the LOC100262603 gene encoding endoglucanase 10, whose amino-acid sequence is MGQRSKSKGWCGWFIVLVVAALVAAVIVISIRKRSDHSDKAAPVPGPPGAIDKKYSDALKLAMQFFDIQKSGKLENNKISWRGNSALQDGSEAKLDLSKGMYDAGDHIKFGFPMAFTATVLSWAILEYGDQMDVVDQLEPAQDSLKWITDYLINAHPSENVLYIQVGDPEADHKCWERPENMKEKRPLTQVNTSAPGTDVAAETAAAMASASLVFKTSDSSYSDTLLKHAKQLFNFADKYRGSYSVSIPEVQKYYNSTGYGDELLWAASWLYHATGDQAYLKYTVQNGNAFANWGSPTWFSWDNKLAGTQVLLSRVSFFGGKGISNSENSGLQKYRKTAEAVMCGLLPKSPTATISRTDSGLIWVSEWNALQHPVASAFLAVLYSDYMLSSRTAKLSCDGDSYKPSDLRHFAISQVNYVLGENPMKMSYLVGYGDKYPQYVHHRGASIPADATTGCSDGFKWLKSKDPNPNVATGALVGGPFKNESFVDSRNNSMQVEPSTYNGAVIVGLLSSLVTTSSVVQSFT